One window of Tenacibaculum maritimum NCIMB 2154 genomic DNA carries:
- a CDS encoding IMPACT family protein, which produces MTKEIKDIYKTIESPSQEIVFKDRNSKFFGYAFPVLTEEDVKEALEQLKKKHHSARHFCYAWQFGTEKIRFRVNDDGEPSNSAGKPIYGQIQAFDVTNILIVSVRYFGGTKLGVGGLINAYKTSAQLALETADIIEKTIDIKYKLNFGYDMMNKVMRIIKEKNINIVHQKLELDCEYTIAIRKKEAAGIFIIFNNLFKVAIEEIED; this is translated from the coding sequence ATGACAAAAGAGATAAAAGATATTTATAAAACAATTGAATCCCCTTCTCAAGAAATAGTATTCAAGGATAGAAATAGTAAATTTTTTGGATATGCATTTCCTGTTCTTACTGAAGAGGACGTAAAAGAAGCTTTGGAACAATTAAAAAAAAAGCACCATTCAGCGCGTCACTTTTGTTATGCATGGCAGTTTGGAACGGAAAAAATTCGATTTAGAGTAAATGATGATGGGGAGCCCAGTAATTCGGCAGGAAAGCCAATTTATGGACAAATACAGGCGTTTGATGTAACCAATATCTTGATTGTTTCTGTTCGCTATTTTGGAGGAACAAAGCTAGGAGTTGGAGGACTTATAAACGCCTATAAAACATCAGCTCAATTAGCATTGGAAACTGCTGATATAATTGAAAAAACAATTGATATTAAGTATAAACTAAACTTTGGTTACGATATGATGAACAAAGTAATGCGTATTATCAAAGAAAAGAACATTAATATTGTCCATCAAAAATTAGAGCTAGACTGTGAATATACGATAGCGATTCGTAAAAAAGAAGCAGCTGGCATATTCATCATTTTTAATAATTTATTTAAAGTAGCAATTGAAGAAATTGAAGATTAA
- the glmM gene encoding phosphoglucosamine mutase, with protein MTLIKSISGIRGTIGGNPSDNLTPIDAVKFAAAYGTFIKKQHSTNKKLTVVLGRDARISGKMISSLVANTLTGLGINVLDLGLSTTPTVEIAVPMEKADGGIILTASHNPKQWNALKLLNNKGEFLNGADGAEILEIAENDAAIDFAQVDDLGTYKKKKNYIKKHIKEVLKLDLVDTKAIKKAKFKVVVDGVNSTGGIAIPALLKALKVKCIELYCEPNGQFPHNPEPLKEHLTDISELVVKKKADLGIVVDPDVDRLALIAEDGSMFGEEYTLVACADYVLGKLNGGNTVSNLSSSRALRDITEKHGGTYTASAVGEVNVVQMIKDTETVIGGEGNGGIIYPASHYGRDSLVGVALFLSHLAHKKMSCKELRASYPSYFMSKNKIQLTPQINVDDILEKMATKYKEEDVNTIDGVKIDFANEWVHLRKSNTEPIIRIYTESVSQDNADTLAERFIKEIEQIIA; from the coding sequence ATGACATTAATAAAATCAATATCAGGAATTAGAGGAACCATAGGTGGAAATCCAAGTGACAATTTAACACCAATTGACGCTGTAAAATTTGCAGCAGCTTATGGTACGTTTATAAAAAAACAACACTCAACTAATAAAAAGCTTACGGTAGTTTTAGGAAGAGATGCTCGTATTTCTGGTAAAATGATCAGTAGCTTAGTTGCTAATACCTTAACAGGCTTAGGAATTAATGTGCTTGATTTAGGCTTATCAACAACTCCTACAGTAGAAATAGCTGTGCCTATGGAAAAAGCTGATGGAGGAATTATTTTAACAGCTTCGCACAACCCTAAGCAATGGAATGCTTTAAAATTATTAAATAATAAAGGAGAATTTTTAAATGGTGCTGACGGTGCAGAAATATTAGAAATAGCTGAAAATGATGCAGCTATTGATTTTGCTCAAGTGGATGATTTAGGTACTTACAAAAAGAAAAAAAATTATATTAAAAAGCATATAAAAGAAGTTTTAAAGCTCGATTTAGTAGATACTAAAGCTATTAAAAAAGCAAAATTTAAAGTTGTTGTTGATGGCGTAAATTCTACGGGAGGAATTGCAATTCCTGCTTTATTAAAAGCATTGAAAGTAAAATGTATTGAATTGTATTGTGAACCTAATGGGCAGTTTCCTCATAATCCAGAGCCTCTTAAAGAACATTTAACTGATATTTCTGAGTTAGTGGTGAAAAAGAAAGCTGATTTAGGAATCGTTGTAGATCCTGATGTAGATCGTTTGGCTTTAATTGCCGAAGATGGATCTATGTTTGGAGAAGAATACACATTAGTGGCTTGTGCTGATTATGTTTTAGGAAAGCTAAATGGTGGAAACACTGTTTCAAACTTATCATCATCAAGAGCATTAAGAGATATAACTGAAAAACATGGAGGTACCTATACAGCAAGTGCAGTAGGAGAAGTTAATGTAGTTCAAATGATTAAAGACACTGAAACAGTGATAGGAGGTGAAGGAAATGGAGGTATCATTTATCCAGCGTCTCATTATGGAAGAGATTCCTTAGTAGGGGTAGCCTTATTCTTATCGCATTTGGCTCATAAAAAAATGTCTTGTAAGGAATTAAGAGCTAGTTATCCTAGCTATTTTATGAGTAAAAATAAAATTCAGTTAACTCCTCAAATAAATGTAGATGACATTTTAGAAAAAATGGCAACTAAGTATAAAGAAGAAGATGTGAATACAATAGACGGGGTTAAAATTGATTTTGCGAATGAGTGGGTTCATTTACGTAAATCAAATACGGAACCTATTATTAGAATTTATACAGAAAGTGTTTCACAAGATAATGCTGATACATTAGCAGAGCGATTTATAAAAGAAATTGAACAAATAATAGCGTAA
- the rpsA gene encoding 30S ribosomal protein S1, with amino-acid sequence MSEETKKTTAEAVNPAEFLATFNWHKYEEGIDEVDEAKLKEFEKALEGTVGFVNERDVIEGVVVRKTDRDAIIDINSKSEGVISLNEFRYNPNLAVGDKVEVLVDKREDSSGQLVLSHKKARVIKAWDRVNNAHETGEIVNGFVKCRTRGGMIVDVFGIEAFLPGSQIDVKPIRDYDQYVEKTMEFKVVKINHEFKNVVVSHKALIEADLEDQKKEIIGQLEKGQVLEGVVKNITSYGVFVDLGGVDGLVHITDLSWSRINHPNEVVELDQKLNVVILDFDDNKSRIQLGLKQLSSHPWEALNADLKVGDKVKGKVVVLADYGAFVEVEEGVEGLIHVSEMSWSTHLRSAQDFVKVGDEVEAQILTLDREERKMSLGMKQLHPDPWTDITTKYPVGSTHTGTVRNYTNFGVFVELEEGIDGLVYISDLSWTKKVKHPSDFVTVGDKLEVQVLELDVDNRKLNLGHKQTQDNPWDAHEGTYAIDSVHEGTIKEKNDKGATVVFADGVEGFAPSRHLEKEDGNKLAKGDTAQFKVLEFSKEYRRIVVSHTAIFKEQEQRNVKAATKKAAEAEKTTLGDIGGLAELKRKMEGK; translated from the coding sequence ATGTCTGAAGAAACAAAAAAAACAACTGCAGAAGCAGTAAACCCAGCAGAATTTTTAGCAACTTTTAATTGGCATAAATACGAAGAAGGTATTGATGAAGTTGATGAAGCTAAATTAAAAGAATTCGAAAAAGCGTTAGAAGGAACTGTAGGTTTCGTAAACGAACGCGATGTAATTGAAGGAGTTGTTGTAAGAAAAACGGATAGAGATGCAATTATCGATATCAATTCTAAATCAGAAGGAGTTATTTCTTTAAACGAATTTCGTTACAACCCTAACCTAGCTGTTGGTGATAAAGTAGAAGTATTAGTTGATAAAAGAGAAGATAGCTCTGGTCAATTGGTATTATCTCATAAAAAAGCTCGTGTAATTAAAGCATGGGATAGAGTAAATAACGCACACGAAACAGGTGAAATCGTTAATGGTTTTGTTAAATGTAGAACTCGTGGTGGTATGATCGTAGATGTATTTGGTATTGAAGCATTCTTACCAGGTTCTCAAATTGATGTAAAACCAATTAGAGATTACGATCAATATGTAGAGAAAACTATGGAATTCAAAGTGGTGAAAATCAACCATGAATTTAAAAATGTAGTAGTTTCTCATAAAGCGTTAATTGAAGCTGATTTAGAAGATCAAAAGAAAGAAATCATTGGCCAATTAGAAAAAGGACAAGTATTAGAAGGTGTTGTTAAAAACATTACTTCTTATGGAGTGTTCGTTGACTTAGGAGGTGTTGATGGTTTAGTTCATATCACAGATTTGTCTTGGTCTCGTATCAACCACCCTAATGAAGTTGTTGAATTAGATCAAAAATTAAATGTTGTAATTTTAGATTTTGACGATAATAAGTCAAGAATTCAATTAGGATTAAAACAATTATCTTCTCACCCATGGGAAGCTTTAAATGCCGACTTAAAAGTAGGAGATAAAGTAAAAGGTAAAGTAGTTGTTTTAGCGGATTACGGTGCTTTCGTTGAAGTAGAAGAAGGAGTAGAAGGATTAATCCACGTATCTGAAATGTCTTGGTCAACGCACTTACGTTCTGCACAAGACTTTGTAAAAGTAGGAGACGAAGTAGAAGCTCAAATCTTAACATTAGATCGCGAAGAGCGTAAAATGTCTTTAGGAATGAAGCAATTACATCCAGATCCATGGACAGACATTACCACTAAATATCCTGTAGGTTCTACACATACTGGTACTGTTCGTAACTACACTAACTTTGGTGTTTTTGTTGAATTAGAAGAAGGTATTGATGGATTAGTATATATTTCTGACTTATCTTGGACTAAGAAAGTGAAGCACCCATCTGACTTTGTAACAGTAGGGGATAAATTAGAAGTTCAAGTGTTAGAATTAGATGTTGATAACCGTAAGTTGAACTTAGGTCATAAGCAAACACAAGATAATCCTTGGGATGCTCATGAAGGTACATATGCTATCGACTCTGTTCACGAAGGAACAATCAAAGAAAAGAATGACAAAGGTGCTACTGTAGTTTTTGCTGATGGTGTTGAAGGATTTGCTCCTTCTCGTCACTTAGAAAAAGAAGACGGTAACAAATTAGCAAAAGGAGATACTGCTCAATTCAAAGTATTAGAATTCTCTAAAGAATACAGAAGAATTGTAGTTTCTCATACAGCTATCTTTAAAGAGCAAGAGCAAAGAAATGTGAAAGCGGCTACTAAAAAAGCAGCAGAAGCAGAAAAAACTACTCTTGGAGATATCGGAGGATTAGCTGAATTAAAAAGAAAAATGGAAGGTAAATAA
- a CDS encoding Crp/Fnr family transcriptional regulator, with the protein MEEVNLLFDSLESNISIKREELELSRNLWRKKKFKKGEYFNEYGNICKYLGFIISGVFRTYYIDDELLEERNIFLHSDNDFFTAFKSLVNQTPCLYYIQSLTDSDIIYIHIDDLERLYSMSKGWERIGRIIAENSFNKLLYRTESLLFLKPEERYLNFVAQYKVLCERIPQYHIASFLGLKNQSISRIKKRLRIE; encoded by the coding sequence ATGGAAGAAGTAAATTTATTGTTTGATAGTTTAGAAAGTAACATAAGTATCAAAAGAGAAGAGCTTGAGTTGTCCAGAAATCTATGGAGGAAAAAAAAGTTTAAAAAAGGAGAGTATTTCAATGAATATGGGAATATTTGTAAGTATCTAGGATTCATTATTTCAGGTGTTTTTAGAACCTACTATATAGACGATGAGTTATTAGAGGAAAGGAATATTTTTTTACACTCCGATAATGATTTCTTTACAGCTTTTAAAAGTTTAGTTAATCAAACCCCTTGTTTATATTACATCCAGTCTTTAACAGATTCTGATATTATTTATATTCATATTGATGATTTAGAAAGGTTATACAGTATGTCAAAGGGATGGGAAAGAATAGGTAGAATTATTGCTGAAAACTCCTTTAATAAGTTGTTGTACCGTACAGAGAGTTTACTTTTTTTAAAGCCAGAAGAAAGATATTTAAACTTTGTGGCGCAATACAAGGTTTTATGTGAAAGGATACCGCAATATCATATAGCTTCATTTTTAGGATTAAAAAACCAATCGATAAGTAGGATCAAAAAAAGATTGCGTATAGAGTAA